One bacterium DNA segment encodes these proteins:
- a CDS encoding amidohydrolase family protein, whose protein sequence is MKKLTILLALFVSSMALANFYVPGKKQDHPILLKGGDLYTVSGGVLTQTDLLFENGRITQVAKNIPAPANTEVIDVSGKRVYPGLIDAASTLGLAEIDQARATLDKNEVGNITPEVQSHIAYNPDSELTPTVRSNGILTALIAPEGGTISGRSSLINLDGWTKEDAMERMNVGLHVNWPSAAIITAWWYDKSAEDQKKDMVENRLKLRDAFESARAYAKAKKAGTLTQTDLRWEAMAPVFDKQLTVFINANDMRQIQEAVKFALEQDIRIVIVGGAEAYRIAPLLKQHNIPVILGRTQAQPTREDDDYDLAFKLPRLLKEAGVRFCLSHNYSTWASRSLPFQAAQAVAFGLDRETALRSLTLSSAEILGVEKDLGSLEVGKKATIVVSDGDIFDPITQNVVHAFIGGRKVDLNNKHKQLHEKYRAKAYPEQ, encoded by the coding sequence ATGAAAAAGCTCACAATTCTACTAGCGCTGTTTGTCTCCTCGATGGCATTGGCAAACTTCTACGTTCCCGGCAAGAAGCAAGATCACCCGATTCTCCTCAAAGGCGGCGACCTCTACACTGTCTCAGGCGGTGTATTGACACAAACCGACCTGCTTTTCGAAAATGGACGTATTACCCAAGTCGCCAAGAACATCCCCGCTCCGGCGAATACGGAAGTCATTGACGTTAGCGGCAAACGCGTTTACCCCGGCCTGATTGATGCCGCCTCAACACTCGGCCTCGCCGAAATTGATCAAGCCCGTGCTACACTAGACAAGAACGAGGTTGGCAACATAACACCTGAGGTTCAGAGCCACATTGCGTATAACCCCGATTCCGAACTAACTCCTACAGTTCGCTCCAACGGTATTCTAACCGCGCTCATCGCTCCCGAAGGCGGCACCATTAGCGGTCGCTCGTCGCTGATTAATCTCGATGGTTGGACCAAAGAAGACGCTATGGAGAGGATGAATGTCGGCCTTCACGTCAACTGGCCCAGTGCCGCGATCATCACGGCTTGGTGGTATGACAAAAGCGCAGAAGATCAGAAAAAGGACATGGTGGAAAACCGTCTCAAGCTCCGCGATGCCTTCGAGAGCGCCCGAGCCTACGCCAAAGCAAAGAAAGCCGGCACGTTGACACAGACCGATTTGCGTTGGGAAGCCATGGCTCCGGTCTTTGACAAACAGCTAACTGTCTTCATCAATGCCAACGATATGCGCCAGATTCAGGAAGCCGTCAAGTTTGCACTGGAGCAGGATATCCGTATCGTTATTGTTGGCGGCGCCGAGGCATATCGCATTGCGCCGCTGCTCAAACAACACAATATCCCCGTCATTCTTGGCCGCACTCAGGCTCAGCCTACGCGCGAGGATGACGACTACGATCTCGCATTCAAACTTCCGAGACTTCTCAAGGAAGCCGGCGTCCGCTTCTGCCTGTCACACAACTATTCAACCTGGGCGAGCCGCTCGCTGCCGTTCCAGGCAGCACAAGCAGTTGCATTCGGACTCGACCGCGAAACTGCACTGCGTTCGCTCACTCTGTCGTCAGCGGAAATTCTTGGCGTCGAGAAGGACCTTGGCTCGCTTGAGGTCGGCAAGAAGGCCACGATTGTCGTCTCTGATGGCGACATCTTCGACCCGATCACGCAGAATGTTGTCCACGCCTTCATCGGCGGCCGCAAAGTCGACTTGAACAACAAACACAAACAGCTCCACGAAAAGTATCGCGCCAAGGCCTACCCGGAACAATAG
- a CDS encoding DUF559 domain-containing protein: MRNKFIPYNPHLKARARRLRSAGNLAEALLWLQLKGRQMKGYDFHRQKPLGKHIVDFYCPKLLLAIEIDGVTHSGVEAESADRERQAELESLGVHVVRFLDSDVRENMTGVIAAISDWIERYGLQRGGSR, from the coding sequence GTGCGAAACAAGTTTATACCATACAATCCTCATCTCAAGGCAAGAGCGAGACGCTTACGAAGTGCCGGAAACTTGGCCGAAGCGCTGCTGTGGTTACAGTTGAAGGGCCGTCAAATGAAGGGGTACGACTTTCATCGCCAGAAACCGCTGGGCAAACACATTGTCGATTTCTACTGTCCTAAGTTGCTGCTCGCGATTGAGATTGACGGAGTCACGCACAGTGGTGTTGAAGCAGAATCAGCGGATCGAGAGCGACAAGCAGAGTTGGAATCTTTGGGCGTACATGTCGTACGATTTCTTGATAGTGACGTGCGCGAAAACATGACCGGAGTGATAGCTGCGATTAGTGATTGGATAGAGCGATACGGTTTGCAACGCGGCGGGTCTCGATAA
- the folB gene encoding dihydroneopterin aldolase, translating into MNDVIRLQNMIFYGYHGVSAAEKETGRRYEVDCELFLDLTVPGKSDRLSDTVNYAAVYQAVEDIMNNKRYSLIEAIAEDIAQQILTDARIEQVVVRVRKMIPPIPGNLDHIEVELERTRG; encoded by the coding sequence ATGAATGATGTAATTCGACTTCAGAACATGATATTCTACGGCTATCACGGCGTCAGCGCTGCCGAGAAGGAAACGGGCCGGCGCTACGAAGTCGACTGCGAGCTGTTCTTGGATTTGACGGTACCGGGCAAAAGCGACAGACTCTCTGATACTGTCAACTATGCGGCTGTATATCAGGCGGTCGAAGATATCATGAACAACAAGCGATATTCGCTGATTGAGGCTATCGCCGAGGATATCGCGCAACAGATCTTGACCGATGCGCGTATCGAACAAGTAGTCGTGCGCGTGAGGAAGATGATTCCGCCGATTCCGGGAAATCTGGATCACATCGAAGTCGAATTGGAAAGAACGCGAGGCTGA
- the folK gene encoding 2-amino-4-hydroxy-6-hydroxymethyldihydropteridine diphosphokinase — translation MGDRAANIDEALASLTQDGAIELLGRSALYSTSPVDLTDQPEFLNNVVEIRTLLTAEELLEKTRAVETRLNTMKKIPKGPRVIDIDILTYHLQTSKSENLRLPHPSICQRRFVLVPLLDVAPDAFCIVDHKPYRECLKAITDKTQLVELYHG, via the coding sequence TTGGGAGACCGCGCGGCAAACATCGATGAAGCACTGGCTTCGCTGACGCAGGATGGCGCAATCGAACTGCTTGGCCGCTCGGCGCTCTACTCGACGTCGCCGGTAGATTTGACCGATCAGCCGGAGTTTCTGAATAATGTCGTCGAGATTCGAACTCTGCTCACCGCCGAGGAATTGTTGGAAAAAACCCGTGCGGTTGAGACAAGACTTAATACAATGAAGAAAATTCCGAAGGGTCCACGAGTGATTGATATCGACATTCTCACGTATCACCTTCAGACAAGCAAGTCGGAGAATCTGCGGTTGCCGCATCCGTCGATTTGTCAACGGCGATTTGTCTTGGTGCCGCTTCTGGACGTAGCGCCGGATGCATTCTGTATTGTCGATCACAAGCCCTATCGCGAGTGTCTCAAAGCCATAACCGACAAAACCCAGTTGGTGGAACTGTATCATGGATGA
- a CDS encoding deoxynucleoside kinase, which produces MDDRFSHLHYVAVDGPIGVGKTTFCKILADRIGGHLVLEEATENPFLKDFYKDRKRYALQTQFYFLLSRYQQQRELVEFDLFKKRIVADYTFEKDLMFASVNLTEEELALYKQVADLLKKTLPKPDLVVFLTASIEVLIQRIKRRNITYERNFDLEYLTQVSEAYNYHFFHYNRTPLLVIKTDQLDFVENSHHLEEIFNQIAEMRQGTRYFTRGDQSLGI; this is translated from the coding sequence ATGGATGATCGTTTTTCGCACCTGCACTATGTAGCCGTAGATGGACCGATCGGTGTCGGCAAGACCACGTTCTGCAAGATACTCGCTGATCGAATCGGCGGGCATCTTGTGCTGGAAGAAGCGACGGAGAATCCGTTTTTGAAGGATTTCTACAAGGATCGCAAACGTTATGCGCTGCAGACGCAATTCTATTTCCTGCTGTCGCGATATCAGCAGCAGCGGGAGTTGGTCGAGTTTGATTTGTTCAAAAAGCGAATAGTCGCGGACTATACTTTCGAGAAAGATCTGATGTTTGCTTCGGTGAATCTGACGGAAGAAGAACTTGCGCTATACAAGCAGGTTGCGGACCTCTTGAAGAAAACGCTTCCGAAACCTGATCTGGTGGTGTTCTTGACGGCATCGATTGAGGTGCTGATTCAGCGGATCAAGCGGCGCAACATTACTTACGAACGCAACTTTGATTTGGAATATCTGACACAGGTGAGCGAGGCTTACAACTATCATTTTTTCCACTACAATCGGACACCGCTATTGGTGATCAAGACTGATCAATTGGATTTCGTGGAGAATTCACATCATCTCGAAGAGATTTTCAACCAGATCGCGGAGATGCGGCAAGGCACGCGTTATTTCACCCGCGGGGACCAATCGTTAGGAATCTAA
- the panB gene encoding 3-methyl-2-oxobutanoate hydroxymethyltransferase produces MTSVRSKITATSFGAMKKKGEKIVWLTSYDYYTARALDHAGVDGLLVGDSVNMVLYGKSDTLSATMDMMLRHTDAVARGAQHALVIGDMPFGAYQSSDADAVANACRFLSEAGAGGVKLEGGIEMAVRIKKITECGIPVFGHIGLTPQSINKFGGYKVQGKTDAGKNYLLESAQALEEAGCFSIVLEAMKSDIAQEISKTLTIPTIGIGAGINCDGQIMVVNDILGMNDDFVPKFVRQYMKQGELIQGAAAKFVAEVRGGKYPSESESYG; encoded by the coding sequence ATGACAAGTGTTCGTTCAAAAATTACAGCCACATCGTTTGGCGCCATGAAGAAGAAGGGCGAGAAGATCGTCTGGCTAACGTCTTATGACTATTATACCGCACGTGCGCTTGACCATGCCGGTGTCGATGGGCTACTGGTTGGCGACTCGGTCAATATGGTGCTATACGGGAAAAGCGATACCTTGTCGGCGACGATGGATATGATGTTGCGTCACACCGATGCCGTGGCACGCGGCGCACAGCACGCTCTGGTGATCGGGGATATGCCGTTCGGCGCCTACCAAAGTTCGGACGCTGATGCTGTCGCCAATGCTTGCAGGTTTCTATCTGAGGCTGGTGCAGGCGGTGTGAAGCTCGAGGGCGGAATTGAGATGGCGGTGCGGATCAAGAAGATTACCGAGTGCGGAATTCCGGTGTTTGGACATATCGGATTGACGCCGCAGTCGATCAACAAATTCGGCGGCTACAAGGTGCAAGGGAAGACCGATGCCGGGAAGAACTACCTGCTCGAATCGGCGCAGGCGCTCGAAGAAGCGGGGTGTTTCAGTATTGTGCTCGAAGCGATGAAGAGCGACATCGCGCAGGAGATCAGCAAGACGTTGACGATTCCGACGATCGGTATCGGTGCGGGGATCAACTGCGACGGACAGATCATGGTAGTCAATGATATTCTGGGAATGAATGATGATTTTGTGCCGAAGTTTGTCCGGCAATATATGAAACAAGGGGAATTGATTCAGGGAGCGGCGGCGAAGTTTGTGGCTGAGGTGCGCGGGGGCAAGTATCCTTCGGAGTCGGAGAGTTACGGGTAG